The proteins below are encoded in one region of Mycobacterium botniense:
- a CDS encoding DUF5642 family protein encodes MVNRSGAVVIGAAVAVLVVACASSPIPKTLPTSLPSRVNPANIRRVGADLPRGYEVTKITGISAPSGIWGLGAGPTAQPAQCGVLADPVHGRSDSAQGVSGSGADGTVYAVVAAAPSGPLVLDRNLVGQCAQWTMRGGNAKANVRLIDPPHIDGAETLGMATDTTTSVEGGIQIISHTYTFSAYLGDYYAFTALVTEPGSLHAPLTPRFAADLLVKTVSVLRS; translated from the coding sequence ATCGTGAACCGGAGTGGTGCGGTGGTGATCGGTGCCGCGGTGGCTGTGTTGGTTGTCGCTTGCGCGTCCTCGCCGATACCGAAAACGCTGCCAACCTCTCTGCCCTCCCGGGTCAACCCCGCCAACATCAGGAGGGTCGGTGCTGACCTGCCGCGCGGCTATGAAGTCACCAAGATCACAGGCATTTCCGCGCCGAGCGGGATCTGGGGTCTCGGCGCCGGCCCGACGGCGCAACCCGCGCAGTGCGGGGTTCTCGCGGACCCGGTTCACGGACGCAGCGATTCCGCGCAAGGTGTGTCGGGCTCGGGTGCGGACGGTACCGTCTATGCGGTCGTTGCCGCGGCTCCGTCGGGCCCGCTGGTCCTGGACCGAAACCTGGTTGGCCAGTGTGCGCAATGGACTATGCGCGGCGGGAATGCCAAGGCTAACGTCCGTCTCATCGATCCCCCGCACATCGATGGCGCCGAGACTCTTGGTATGGCGACTGACACCACTACATCCGTTGAGGGTGGCATCCAAATCATTTCTCACACTTATACATTCAGTGCATATTTAGGTGACTATTACGCGTTTACGGCACTGGTAACCGAGCCCGGATCACTGCATGCACCGCTCACGCCGCGATTCGCGGCGGATCTGCTGGTGAAAACAGTGTCTGTGTTGCGCAGCTGA
- a CDS encoding DUF5642 family protein encodes MVKAVLTMGCACWLAACASGKPADSADIARVADVKSSFGPEFHVTTIAPTGIDPKLFGARKLPEGLRFEPPGCAQFAAGQAMPPGLQGNMAAVSAEGDGNRFITIALETSQPVPVSDPGQNCAKVGFTGGQVRGVVEVVEAPQIAGARTLGVHRVVQTLVDGKPHTGELYDYSAHFGRYQVIVVANPLVVPGKPVVSVDTQRARDLLVKAVTAVKS; translated from the coding sequence ATGGTCAAGGCGGTGCTCACGATGGGGTGTGCGTGCTGGCTGGCCGCCTGCGCGTCCGGCAAACCGGCGGATTCCGCTGATATCGCCAGGGTCGCCGACGTAAAGTCGAGTTTCGGCCCGGAGTTCCACGTCACCACCATCGCTCCGACGGGTATTGACCCGAAGTTGTTCGGCGCCCGGAAACTGCCCGAGGGACTGCGATTCGAGCCGCCGGGCTGCGCGCAATTCGCCGCCGGGCAGGCGATGCCACCCGGTTTGCAGGGCAACATGGCTGCGGTGAGCGCCGAGGGTGACGGCAACCGGTTCATCACCATCGCGCTGGAGACCTCACAGCCGGTGCCGGTGAGCGATCCCGGGCAGAACTGTGCGAAAGTGGGTTTCACCGGGGGACAGGTGCGTGGCGTCGTCGAGGTTGTCGAAGCGCCGCAGATCGCGGGTGCCCGCACGCTGGGTGTGCACCGAGTGGTACAGACCCTCGTCGATGGAAAACCCCACACCGGCGAGCTATATGACTACTCTGCTCATTTCGGCAGATATCAGGTCATCGTCGTCGCCAATCCGCTTGTCGTTCCGGGCAAGCCGGTCGTTTCGGTCGACACGCAGCGGGCCCGTGACTTGCTGGTCAAGGCGGTGACCGCGGTCAAAAGTTGA
- a CDS encoding alpha-ketoglutarate-dependent dioxygenase AlkB, which translates to MLVPVQDSLFELEERRYLGDGAWIEYRSGWLADADDLFEALLPGVPWHAERRQMYDRVVDVPRLVSFHDLTREDPPHPQLAFLRGRLNDIYAGELGEPFTTVGLCLYRDGSDSVAWHGDTIGRGRTEDTMVAIISLGASRNFALRPRGGGGPSLRLPLGHGDLLVMGGSCQRTWEHSVLKTSAPSGPRVSIQFRPRDVR; encoded by the coding sequence GTGCTGGTCCCGGTGCAGGACTCGCTGTTTGAGCTCGAGGAGCGCCGCTACCTCGGTGACGGCGCGTGGATCGAGTACCGCTCCGGCTGGTTGGCTGATGCCGACGATCTATTCGAGGCGCTGCTGCCGGGCGTACCTTGGCACGCCGAGCGCCGCCAGATGTACGACCGGGTCGTCGATGTACCCCGGCTGGTCAGTTTTCATGATCTGACCCGCGAGGATCCCCCGCATCCGCAGCTGGCTTTCCTGCGGGGACGACTCAATGACATCTACGCCGGCGAACTCGGCGAACCGTTCACCACGGTCGGGCTCTGCCTCTACCGGGATGGCTCTGACAGTGTGGCCTGGCATGGCGACACCATCGGCCGGGGCCGCACGGAGGACACCATGGTCGCGATCATCAGCCTGGGCGCGTCCCGCAACTTCGCACTCCGTCCCCGCGGCGGCGGCGGTCCTTCGCTGCGTCTGCCCCTGGGACACGGCGATCTGCTGGTCATGGGTGGGTCGTGCCAGCGTACTTGGGAGCATTCGGTTCTTAAGACGTCGGCGCCCTCCGGTCCACGGGTGAGTATTCAGTTTCGACCACGTGACGTCCGCTAG
- the arcA gene encoding arginine deiminase translates to MSVTQLGSNSEVGTLRVAILHRPGAELQRLTPRNNDQLLFDGLPWVARAQEEHDAFAELLRSRGVEVLLLSDLLTEALESGAARMQGIAAAVDARRLGFQLAQELSAYLRGLAPAALAHVLMAGMTFTELPTDTRTDVSLVRLMHHGADFVIEPLPNLVFTRDSSIWIGPRVIIPSLALPARAREAALTDLIYAHHPRFTGVRRAYESHTAPVEGGDVLLLAPGVVAVGVGERTTPAGAESLARSLFDDGLADTVLAVPIEQKRAQMHLDTVCTMVDTDAVVMYANVVDTLSAFTIQRTLDGLKISEEARFIDAAANAMGIDKLRVIHTGLDPVIAEREQWDDGNNTLAVAPGVVVAYERNVQTNPRLQDAGIEVLTIAASELGTGRGGPRCMSCPVARDPL, encoded by the coding sequence GTGAGCGTCACCCAGTTGGGTTCCAATTCGGAGGTCGGGACACTGCGGGTGGCTATCCTGCACCGCCCTGGCGCCGAGTTACAACGTCTGACTCCGCGCAACAACGACCAGCTGCTGTTCGACGGGCTGCCCTGGGTCGCACGCGCGCAGGAGGAACACGACGCGTTCGCGGAATTGCTGCGTTCCCGCGGCGTGGAAGTGCTGCTGCTGTCGGACCTGCTGACCGAGGCCCTGGAAAGCGGCGCAGCGCGGATGCAGGGCATCGCTGCCGCGGTCGACGCTCGCCGGCTCGGATTCCAGTTGGCGCAGGAGCTTTCGGCGTACCTGCGAGGACTCGCCCCCGCCGCATTGGCGCACGTCTTGATGGCCGGTATGACCTTCACCGAACTTCCCACAGACACCAGGACCGATGTGTCGTTAGTGCGTCTTATGCACCATGGTGCGGATTTCGTCATCGAACCGCTGCCGAACCTGGTGTTCACCCGTGATTCGTCGATCTGGATCGGTCCCCGGGTGATCATTCCGTCGCTGGCGTTGCCGGCGCGCGCACGTGAGGCGGCGTTAACTGATCTGATTTATGCTCACCATCCGCGGTTCACCGGTGTGCGCCGCGCCTACGAATCGCACACCGCCCCGGTGGAAGGTGGCGACGTGTTGTTGCTCGCACCCGGGGTGGTCGCGGTCGGCGTCGGCGAGCGGACCACACCCGCCGGCGCGGAATCCCTGGCTCGCAGCCTATTCGATGACGGCTTGGCCGATACGGTCCTGGCGGTGCCGATCGAACAAAAGCGTGCGCAGATGCATCTGGACACGGTGTGCACAATGGTTGACACCGACGCGGTCGTGATGTACGCGAACGTGGTGGACACGTTGTCGGCGTTCACGATTCAGCGCACGCTCGACGGGTTGAAGATCAGCGAAGAGGCACGGTTCATCGACGCGGCCGCCAATGCAATGGGTATCGACAAGCTGCGCGTCATTCATACCGGGCTGGACCCGGTGATCGCTGAACGCGAGCAGTGGGACGACGGCAATAACACGCTGGCGGTGGCGCCCGGTGTCGTCGTCGCCTACGAGCGCAACGTGCAGACCAATCCGCGCCTGCAGGACGCGGGTATCGAGGTGCTGACCATCGCGGCCTCGGAGTTGGGCACCGGGCGCGGCGGCCCGCGCTGTATGTCCTGTCCCGTCGCGCGCGACCCGCTATGA
- a CDS encoding dolichyl-phosphate-mannose--protein mannosyltransferase: MTALARETPLAVTERAVPVISPGPLVPIPDFGPADRSRGWVVTAVVTALAAVTRFLNLGSPTDAGTPIFDEKHYAPQAWQMLHNHGVEDNPGFGLVVHPPVGKQLIAVGEAVFGYTGVGWRFTGALLGVVMVGLVVRIVRRISRSTLVGGIAGLLLIADGVSFVASRTALLDGFLAFFVVAAFGALIVDRDQVRQRMHTVLLQGRADETEWGPRLGVRWWRFGAGVLLGLACATKWSGLYFVLFFGAMSVGFDIAARRQYRVPRPWLGTLRRDLGPTIYALGVIPFAVYLASYAPWFASETAINRHEVGQSIGERSVIPLPEAIRSLWHYTYKAYQFHAGLTNSAGNYHPWESKPWAWPMSLRPVLYAIDQQNVPGCGAQSCVKAVMLVGTPAMWWLSVPVLGYAAWRAFVRQDWRYAAVLIGYCAGWLPWFADIDRQMYFFYAAAMAPFLVMAIALILGDILYQPGQGAERRTLGLIVVSCYVALVLTNFAWLFPVLTGQPISQTTWNMEIWLPSWR; the protein is encoded by the coding sequence ATGACCGCTCTGGCCCGCGAAACTCCGCTCGCCGTCACGGAGCGCGCGGTACCCGTCATCAGCCCCGGGCCGCTGGTGCCGATCCCGGATTTCGGGCCCGCCGACCGGTCGCGCGGCTGGGTTGTCACCGCGGTGGTCACCGCGCTGGCCGCGGTGACCCGGTTCCTCAACCTCGGCTCGCCGACCGACGCCGGGACACCGATCTTCGACGAGAAGCATTACGCACCGCAGGCCTGGCAGATGCTGCACAACCACGGGGTAGAGGACAACCCCGGGTTCGGCCTGGTCGTGCACCCCCCGGTCGGCAAGCAGCTGATCGCCGTCGGCGAGGCGGTCTTCGGCTACACCGGGGTCGGCTGGCGGTTCACCGGCGCGCTGCTCGGCGTCGTCATGGTGGGCCTGGTGGTTCGGATCGTGCGGCGGATCAGCCGCTCGACGCTGGTCGGTGGCATCGCCGGGTTGCTGCTCATCGCTGACGGCGTCAGCTTCGTGGCCTCCCGCACCGCACTGCTGGACGGGTTTCTTGCGTTTTTTGTGGTAGCGGCTTTCGGCGCGCTCATCGTCGACCGCGACCAGGTCCGTCAACGGATGCACACCGTGCTGCTGCAGGGCCGCGCCGATGAGACCGAGTGGGGACCACGGCTGGGTGTGCGCTGGTGGCGGTTCGGTGCCGGGGTGTTGCTCGGATTAGCTTGCGCGACCAAGTGGTCCGGCTTGTATTTCGTGCTGTTCTTCGGCGCGATGTCGGTGGGGTTCGACATCGCCGCTCGTCGCCAGTACCGGGTGCCCAGACCGTGGCTGGGCACGCTGCGGCGCGACCTGGGACCGACGATCTATGCGCTGGGGGTGATCCCGTTCGCGGTGTATTTGGCTTCCTATGCACCGTGGTTCGCTTCCGAAACCGCGATCAACCGGCACGAGGTCGGCCAGTCGATCGGCGAGCGTAGTGTGATCCCGCTGCCCGAAGCCATCCGGTCGTTGTGGCACTACACCTACAAGGCCTACCAATTCCATGCCGGGCTGACGAATTCCGCCGGCAATTACCATCCGTGGGAGTCCAAACCGTGGGCCTGGCCGATGTCGCTGCGTCCCGTGCTCTACGCCATCGACCAGCAAAACGTTCCCGGCTGCGGCGCGCAGTCGTGTGTGAAAGCGGTGATGCTGGTCGGCACCCCCGCCATGTGGTGGCTTTCGGTTCCGGTCCTCGGCTACGCGGCCTGGCGCGCGTTCGTGCGTCAGGACTGGCGCTACGCGGCGGTGCTGATCGGCTACTGCGCCGGGTGGTTGCCGTGGTTCGCCGACATCGACCGGCAGATGTACTTCTTTTATGCGGCCGCCATGGCGCCGTTTCTGGTGATGGCGATCGCGCTGATCCTCGGCGACATCCTCTACCAACCCGGTCAAGGCGCGGAACGGCGCACGCTGGGGCTGATCGTCGTGTCGTGTTATGTCGCACTCGTGCTGACCAACTTTGCGTGGCTGTTCCCGGTGCTCACCGGTCAGCCGATCTCCCAGACCACCTGGAACATGGAGATCTGGCTACCCAGCTGGCGCTGA
- the rsmI gene encoding 16S rRNA (cytidine(1402)-2'-O)-methyltransferase encodes MGGGRLLLAATPLGQPGDASPRLIAALGGAEMIAAEDTRRVRKLARALGVQIGGKVVSLFDQNEPARVPTVVAAIEAGATVLLVSDAGMPVISDPGHRLVVACIDAGLAVTCLPGPSAVTTALAVSGLPSDKFCFEGFAPRRQAARKAWLGTLAGERRTCVFFESPRRLSACLRDAAEQLGPSRRAVVCRELTKAHEEVVRGSLAELAAWATAGVLGEITVVLEGAHPCADLSALVAQVNARVDAGMGIKNACAQVIAETPGAPSRRDLYEAVLRSRR; translated from the coding sequence ATGGGTGGTGGTCGATTGTTGCTGGCCGCGACCCCGCTGGGCCAGCCGGGCGACGCCTCACCGCGGCTCATCGCCGCGCTGGGCGGCGCCGAGATGATCGCCGCCGAGGACACCCGGCGGGTGCGCAAGCTGGCCCGGGCGCTCGGCGTGCAGATCGGCGGCAAGGTGGTCAGTCTGTTCGACCAGAACGAGCCGGCGCGGGTGCCGACGGTAGTCGCCGCAATCGAGGCCGGTGCGACGGTACTGCTGGTCAGCGACGCCGGTATGCCGGTGATCAGTGATCCGGGGCACCGGCTGGTGGTCGCCTGCATCGACGCGGGGCTGGCGGTGACCTGCCTGCCCGGACCGTCGGCGGTCACGACGGCGTTGGCGGTGTCCGGGTTGCCGTCGGACAAGTTCTGTTTCGAGGGTTTCGCCCCGCGCCGGCAAGCGGCGCGCAAAGCGTGGTTGGGCACGCTGGCCGGCGAGCGACGGACCTGCGTGTTCTTCGAATCGCCGCGCCGCTTGTCGGCATGTCTGCGCGACGCGGCCGAGCAGCTGGGGCCGTCCCGGCGTGCGGTGGTGTGCCGCGAGCTGACGAAAGCGCACGAAGAAGTGGTGCGCGGATCGCTCGCCGAGCTGGCAGCCTGGGCGACCGCCGGGGTGCTCGGAGAGATCACCGTCGTGCTGGAGGGTGCGCACCCGTGCGCCGACCTGTCGGCATTGGTGGCCCAGGTAAACGCGCGGGTCGACGCCGGGATGGGCATCAAGAACGCGTGCGCCCAGGTGATCGCCGAGACCCCGGGCGCGCCGTCACGACGTGACCTCTACGAGGCGGTTTTGCGGTCGCGACGCTGA
- a CDS encoding aminodeoxychorismate synthase component I: MRVDRLGDLGGAPGVLRALGEATSRMGLPPPAALTGDWFGADAVIAPSVSVQPVAVTDVFDVKPGSETTAVGGGWIGYLSYPDPGADGRAHRIPEAAGGWTDSLLRRDRDGRWWYESLSGTPIPGWLADTLAAPAAGRHYRIDWSGADRAAHRAGVQACLEAISAGEVYQACVCTQFTGTIAGTPLDFFVDAVARTAPARAAFVAGAWGAVASLSPELFLRRCGEVVTSSPIKGTLPLDAWPSALRASVKDVAENVMIVDLVRNDLSRVAVTGSVTVPELLVVRRAPGVWHLVSTVSARVPVDLATSTLLDATFPPASVTGTPKLRARQLLSRWEQRRRGVYCGTVGLASPIAGCELNVAIRTVEFDTAGGAVLGVGGGITADSDPDAEWEECLHKAAPIIGSAVASASRPQNRLVEVTS; the protein is encoded by the coding sequence GTGCGAGTCGACCGGCTGGGCGATCTGGGCGGGGCACCGGGGGTGCTGCGCGCTCTCGGCGAGGCCACCAGTCGGATGGGCCTGCCACCGCCGGCCGCGCTCACCGGCGACTGGTTCGGCGCGGACGCGGTGATCGCACCGAGCGTATCGGTGCAACCGGTGGCTGTCACCGACGTGTTCGACGTCAAACCCGGCTCCGAGACGACAGCGGTGGGTGGCGGCTGGATCGGCTACCTGTCCTATCCGGACCCCGGCGCCGACGGGCGCGCCCACCGGATCCCCGAAGCCGCCGGGGGCTGGACCGACAGCCTGTTGCGCCGCGACCGCGACGGGCGGTGGTGGTACGAAAGCTTGTCCGGCACACCCATACCGGGCTGGCTGGCCGACACCTTGGCCGCCCCGGCCGCAGGGCGGCACTACCGGATCGACTGGAGCGGGGCCGATCGGGCGGCGCACCGCGCCGGGGTGCAGGCCTGCCTGGAAGCGATCAGTGCGGGCGAGGTCTATCAGGCGTGCGTGTGCACACAATTCACCGGAACGATCGCGGGGACGCCGCTGGATTTTTTCGTCGACGCGGTTGCGCGTACCGCCCCGGCCCGGGCCGCCTTTGTCGCTGGTGCATGGGGTGCGGTGGCATCCCTGTCGCCGGAGCTTTTCCTGCGCCGCTGCGGTGAGGTGGTGACGTCCAGCCCCATCAAAGGCACGCTACCGCTGGATGCCTGGCCCTCGGCGCTGCGCGCGTCGGTCAAGGACGTGGCCGAAAATGTCATGATCGTCGACCTGGTCCGCAATGACCTGAGCCGGGTGGCGGTCACCGGCAGCGTGACCGTGCCCGAGCTGTTGGTGGTGCGGCGCGCCCCCGGCGTGTGGCACCTGGTGTCGACGGTGTCAGCGCGGGTACCCGTCGACCTGGCCACGTCCACGTTGTTGGACGCCACGTTTCCGCCGGCGTCGGTCACCGGAACACCCAAACTGCGTGCTCGCCAACTGCTTTCGCGCTGGGAACAACGACGCCGCGGCGTCTACTGCGGCACAGTGGGTTTAGCATCGCCAATAGCAGGATGCGAGCTCAATGTCGCGATCCGCACCGTCGAGTTCGATACTGCCGGCGGCGCAGTGCTGGGAGTCGGTGGTGGGATCACAGCCGATTCGGACCCCGATGCGGAATGGGAGGAGTGCCTGCACAAAGCGGCACCGATCATCGGAAGTGCGGTGGCCTCAGCGTCGCGACCGCAAAACCGCCTCGTAGAGGTCACGTCGTGA
- the metG gene encoding methionine--tRNA ligase yields the protein MKPYYITTAITYPNAAPHLGHVYEYIAADAIARFKRLDGFDVRFQTGTDEHGLKVAQAAAAEGLPTAELARRNSDVFQHLQERLNISFDRFIRTTDPDHYEASQAIWRRMAAAGDIYLDTYSGWYSVRDERFFVESETTVLEDGTRVASETGAPVTWTEEQTCFFRLSAYADKLLAHYEANPDFIAPEARRNEVVSFVSAGLRDLSISRTSFDWGVPVPGHPGHVMYVWVDALTNYLTGVGYPDTGSDLFRRYWPADLHMIGKDIIRFHAVYWPAFLMSAGIELPRRVFAHGFLLNRGEKMSKSVGNVIDPVELVERFGVDQVRYFLLREVPFGQDGSYSDEAIITRINTDLANELGNLAQRSLSMVAKNLDGIVPAPGDFTSDDEDLLAAADGLLDRVRAAFDTQALHVALEAIWLMLGAANKYFSAQQPWVLRKSESEEDQARFRTVLYTTCEVVRIAALLVQPVMPESAGKLLDLLGQPAERRTFAALGERLAPGTVLPPPTGVFPRYQPQ from the coding sequence ATGAAGCCCTACTACATCACGACCGCGATCACCTACCCCAACGCCGCACCACACCTGGGGCACGTGTACGAGTACATCGCCGCCGACGCGATTGCCCGGTTCAAGCGGCTCGACGGCTTCGACGTTCGCTTTCAGACCGGCACCGATGAGCACGGCCTCAAGGTCGCGCAAGCCGCCGCGGCCGAGGGGCTGCCGACCGCCGAGCTGGCGCGGCGCAACTCGGATGTGTTTCAGCACCTGCAGGAAAGGCTCAACATCTCCTTCGACCGGTTCATCCGCACCACCGATCCGGACCACTACGAAGCGTCCCAGGCGATTTGGCGGCGGATGGCGGCGGCCGGTGATATCTACCTGGACACCTATTCGGGGTGGTACTCGGTGCGTGACGAGCGGTTTTTCGTCGAATCGGAAACCACCGTGCTCGAGGACGGGACCCGGGTGGCGAGCGAAACCGGTGCCCCGGTGACCTGGACCGAGGAACAGACCTGTTTCTTCCGGCTCTCCGCGTACGCCGACAAACTGCTGGCTCACTATGAGGCCAACCCGGATTTCATCGCCCCCGAGGCGCGCCGCAACGAGGTCGTCAGCTTTGTCTCCGCCGGGCTGCGTGACCTGTCGATCTCGCGCACCTCATTCGACTGGGGTGTGCCGGTGCCCGGGCACCCCGGCCACGTCATGTACGTCTGGGTGGACGCGCTGACCAACTACCTCACCGGGGTCGGCTACCCCGACACCGGTTCGGACCTGTTCCGCCGGTACTGGCCCGCCGACCTGCACATGATCGGCAAGGACATCATCCGGTTTCACGCCGTGTACTGGCCGGCGTTTTTGATGTCCGCCGGAATCGAACTGCCCCGAAGGGTTTTCGCTCACGGGTTTCTGCTCAACCGGGGCGAGAAAATGAGCAAGTCGGTGGGCAATGTCATCGACCCGGTGGAGCTGGTCGAGCGGTTCGGGGTCGACCAGGTGCGCTACTTCCTGTTGCGGGAGGTCCCGTTCGGCCAGGACGGCAGCTACAGCGACGAGGCGATCATCACCCGGATCAATACCGATCTGGCCAATGAGCTGGGCAACCTGGCCCAACGGTCGCTGTCGATGGTGGCCAAGAACCTCGACGGAATCGTCCCTGCACCAGGAGATTTCACCAGTGATGACGAGGACCTGCTGGCGGCTGCCGATGGTCTGCTGGACCGCGTGCGCGCCGCCTTCGACACCCAGGCGCTGCATGTGGCGCTGGAGGCGATCTGGCTGATGCTCGGCGCGGCGAACAAGTACTTCTCCGCACAGCAGCCGTGGGTGTTGCGCAAGAGCGAATCCGAGGAAGATCAGGCCCGTTTTCGCACCGTGCTCTACACCACCTGCGAGGTGGTGCGCATCGCGGCGCTGCTCGTTCAACCCGTCATGCCCGAATCGGCGGGCAAGCTGCTCGACCTGCTCGGCCAGCCCGCTGAACGCCGGACGTTCGCGGCGCTCGGTGAGCGTCTCGCCCCCGGCACGGTGTTGCCGCCTCCCACGGGTGTGTTCCCCCGTTATCAGCCGCAGTGA